The following is a genomic window from Flavobacteriales bacterium.
GGATGCGGATCCGCAGGTCGGCGCCCACGCCGTTGGTGATGCGGAGCCGGGCTTCCACGTGGTCGATGTCGAGCAGGCCATCGGTGATGCGGTCGAAGAGGTCCACGGCGGTGTTCTCCGGTCCCACCTGTTCGGTGCGGTTCCCGAAGTAGCCCTCGGCGAACTGCGGAACGATGTCCGTGTAGGTGGCCACGGCCTTCACACTGTCCATGTTGGTGACGTTGGCGCCGGTGCCGTTGGGATCCAGTTGGATGGTGATCTGCGAGCTGAGGGCGTTCACTTCATCCAGGTCGGGGCCGCGCAGGTCGAACCAGTGGCCGGCCAGGTCACGCGTGAGCCCGGTGAAGGAGGGGTTGAGCGGTGATCCGGCCTGGACCAAGCCCTGAACGGCGACGGGTTGACCGTTGAAGGTGGCCCCCGGCAGCGCGAAGGTGCCGGTGATGCCGCTGGCGATCATGTTGGTGAGACCCACCTGAAGCGTTCCGCTGCGGATGGCCAGGGACCGCAGCTGCACGTCCTCCAGATCGAGCGATGTGGCCTCCTCGTCGGTGGGCAGCAACGCACCGGCGGCGAAGAAGAGGGGGCCTGGTATGGGCAGCACATAGCTGTAGGTGATCCCCGTGTCGGGCACCTGCAGCAGGGTATCCAGCCGCACGCCGAAGAGCTCGGTGCGGTACAGCAGGGTCAATCCACCGTCGGCCCCGGTCACCAGGAGCGAGTCGGCGATCACATCGTTGAGCGTCAGCGACGTGTTCACCAAGGGGGCCAGCAGGTCCACGTCCCACTGCGGCGGTCCCGCGTCCTTGCGGCAACTTGAGGACCCGAGCAGCAAGGCGCCCCAAACGGCGATGGCCGAGGCAACCCTGGCCATGGCGGACTCGTTCCTCATACGGGGCGTAATTTAGCGACCGTGATGGTGCTGCGTTGACACCCCGCCACTGGTGCGCATGTTCGGCAAACGTGGATTCATCGTTCCCTGGATCGGCTCGTCCGTGGTGATGTACGGCCTGTCGTACCTGTGGCATGGGCTCGCGCTGAACGATCTGCAGGACTTGCGGATCCCGTTGCCGCTGTACATGGGTCTGAGCGGCCTGGTGTACCTCATCATCGGTTTTGTGATCACCCTGGCCGTGCATCAGGCCATCGCCCACGAGTGGGTGAGCCTCAAGCGGGCCTTCCCGCTGATGAGCGCCCTGTTGGGTGCGGCCATCGGCTTCGTGGTCTTCCTGTTGGTGTACATCCTGGGCATGAGCTTCGCGAAGGCCGGGGCCGTGCATGTGGTGATCGATGCGCTCTGGCAGATGCTGGAGCAGGGCATCGGAGGCCTCATCGTCAGCCTCGGTGTGATCTACGACATGCACCGCCGCTTCATGGAGAGCGAGCGGGCGCACTGATCAGCGGTAGCGGTCCTTCCAGATACGGCCGAGATGCTCGGCCCATTTCTGCTCCCGAGGATTGTCACCAGGCGTATAGAGGCTGGTGCCGCTGATGGCCTCCGGAAGGAACTCCTGATCGCTGGCGTGGCCCGGCTGGTCATGGCTGTACTGGTACTCCCGGCCGTACCCGAGATCCTTCATCAGCCGCGTGGGCGCATTGCGCAGGTGGAGCGGCACGGGCAGGTCGCCGGTGCGCTGCACGAGCTGCTGGGCGGCGACGATGGCCAGGTAGGAGGCGTTGCTCTTGGGCGCGCAGGCCAGGTACACGGCGCACTGGCTCAGGATGATCCGGCTCTCGGGCCAGCCCACCAATTGGGCGGCCTGCATGGCGGTGGTGGCCAGCAGCAGCGCATTGGGGTCAGCGTTGCCGATGTCCTCGCTGGCCAGGATCACCATGCGACGGGCGATGAACAACGGGTCCTCGCCACCCTCCACCATGCGGGCCAGCCAGTACACCGCCGCATGCGGGTCGCTGCCGCGCATGCTCTTGATGAAGGCGCTGACGATGTCGTAGTGCTGCTCCCCCTGCTTGTCGTACCGCGCGGCCTGGGTCTGGACCACCTCCTTCACCAGGGCGTCGGTGATCACCACCAGGCCTTCACCGGCGGCCTTCACGCACAGCTCGAAGGTGTTCAACAACCGTCGCGCATCGCCACTGCTGGCACGCATCAGGGCATCCACCTCCTGAAGGGTGATGGCCCGTGACCGCAGCTCTTCGTCCTGGTGCATCGCACGATCGAGCAGGGCCAGGAGCTGCTCGTGGGCGAGCGGCCGCAGCACGTACACCTGGCAGCGGCTGAGCAACGCGCCGATCACTTCGAAGCTGGGGTTCTCCGTGGTGGCGCCGATGAGAGTGATGGTGCCTTTCTCCACGGCACCGAGCAGGCTGTCCTGTTGGGCCTTGCTGAAGCGGTGGATCTCGTCGATGAAGAGGACCGCGCTGCGGGCGAAAAGGCCCTTGCCACCGGCCTGGTCGATCACCTCGCGCACGTCCTTCACGCCGCTGCTGATGGCGCTGAGCGTGAAGAAGGGCCGCTGCAGCCGTTCGGCGATCAGCCGGGCGAGGGTGGTCTTGCCCACCCCGGGCGGTCCCCAGAGGATCATGCTGGGCAGCATGCCGCCGCTGAGCGCCCTTCGCAGGATGCCCTCGGGCCCCACCAGGTGCTCCTGGCCGACGACCGCCTCCAGGTCGCGCGGACGCATCCGTTCGGCCAGGGGCGCGGCATCCATGCGGCGAAGGTAGGGCCGCCAACGAAGGACCCCCTCCGGTGTGGAGGGGGTCCTGTCGCAGTGGTCAGGGACGGGTCAACGCGTCAGCACCAGGCGACCGTGGACGCTGCGTCCATCGAGCATCAGGTGGTAGAGGTAGGTGGTGCCCGTGAGGCCATCGGCGGTGAGCTCCACCTGGTAGTCGGCGTTACGCTCCACGCGGCCGTCGAAGAGCCGGGCCACGGGGCGGCCCTGGAGATCGGTGAGGTCCAGCACGGCCTGCCCGTCGCGGTCGGCGGTGAAGCGCAGGGTGGTCATCACACGGAAGGGGTTCGGCGAAGCGGTGACCTCGAGGGATTTGCCGCCCTTGCCCTTCACCGTGATCACCTGCACGAGCTCGGAGGCATTTCCGCAATCGTCCACGGCGGTCCAGGTGCGCGTGATGGTGTAGCCCTTCTCGCAGTCCTTGCCGCTCATGTCCTCGGTGAACAGCACCTGCACGTCCTCATCGCAGTTGTCGCTCGCCTTGCAGGCTTCCGCATCGGGCACCTTGTCACAGGTGGTCTCCAGGTCGGCCACCGCGCAAAGGATGGTGGGCGGGGTGGTGTCCACCACCTCGATGGTCTGCGTGGCCGAGGCGGTGTTGCCACAGAGGTCGCTCACCGTCCAGGTGCGGATCACGGTGAACTCGTTCTTGCAATCGCCCTTGATGGTCTCCTCGGTCAGGATCACCTCCAGGTTGGCGCTGCACGCATCCTCCGCCGTCACCAAGGGGGCTTCGGGGAGCTTCTCGTCGCACTGCAGGGTGAGGTCGGCGGGCACGCCCAGCAGGACCGGCGCTTCATTGTCCACCACCGTCACGGTCTGCGTGGCGCTGCTGGTGTTGCCACAGTCGTCCGAAGCGGACCAGGTACGCACCAGCTGGAAGTTGCCCGGGCAGTTGCCCGGCACGAACACCTCGGTCATCATCACCTGCGACGCGTTCTTGCAGGCGTCCGCGGCATGCACTTCGGGGAGCTCGTCGCTCAGCTCGTCGCAGGCCACGGTGATGTCCGCCGGCACACCAAGGAGTTCGGGGCCCTGAGTGTCCACCACGGTGATGGTCTGCACGCAGGTCTCACTGTTGCCATTGGCATCGGTGGCCCACCAGGTGCGGGTGAGGACGTAGGGGCAGGAGCCGCTCCAGCTGTCCGTCCAACCCACGGTCACCTCAGGGCACTTGTCATCCTTCCGGAAGATCGGGTGGCCCACATCGTAGGGGTGCAGCGAGCTGCCGCACTCCAGCGTGACGTCCGGACCGCATTGCTCGATCAGCTTGCCACATTCATCCTTGTCGCAGTCGTCGATGACCAGGACCTCCATGCTGGCGGAGCATCCGTTCGCACCCGTCACGGTCACGGTGTAGCTGCCGGCTTCCACGGTGGTCGTGGTCGCCGACGTGCTGGTGAATCCGTTCGGACCGGTCCAGCTGAAGGTCAGGCCTGCCTGCGAGATCGCGGTCAGCGTCGCTTCACCCGTGATGCAATCGATCGTGGTGGCCTCGGCGCTCAGGTCCGGGGCGTTGTTCTCCAACAGCACCTCGGCCGTGGCCGTGCTGGTGCAGCCGTTGGCGCCCGTCACCACCAGGGTGTAGGTGCCCGCCATGCACACCGTCGGGTTCGGGTCGGCGCTGCTGTAGTTGCCCGGGCCGGTCCAGCTGAAGCTGCCGTTGCCCGTGCCCTGCAGCGTCACGCAGCTCGTGGTGCAGGTGATCGTGCCACCGGCGGCTTGGGCGCCCGGCACGTCCACATCCTCCAGCACGGTGGTGCTGGCGCTGTTGCTGCAGCCGTTGGCGGCGGTCACCGTCAGGGTGTACACACCCGCAGTGCTCACCACCGGGGCAGCGTCCGCGCTCACGAAGCCGTTGGGGCCCGTCCACTGGAAGCTCACGATGCCCGGGGCGAAGAACCCGTTCAGGGTCACCGTGGGGTTGCTGCAGGAGAGCACGCCGCTCAGGGCGTCCACCTCAGGCACATCGTTATCCAACAGCACCTCGGCCGTGGCCGTGCTGGTGCAGCCGTTGGCGCCCGTCACCACCAGGGTGTAGGTGCCCGCCATGCACACCGTCGGGTTCGGGTCGGCGCTGCTGTAGTTGCCCGGGCCGGTCCAGCTGAAGCTGCCGTTGCCCGTGCCCTGCAGCGTCACGCAGCTCGTGGTGCAGGTGATCGTGCCACCGGCGGCTTGCGCGCCAGGAGCAGCGTTGTCCAGGAGCACTTCGGCGCTGGCCGTGCTCGTGCAACCGTTGCTGCCCGTCACCGTCAGCACATACGTGCCAGCGACCGACACGGTCGGGTTCTGGTCGATGCTGGCGAAGTTGTTCGGGCCGGTCCAGCTGTAGCTGCCGTTGCCGCTGCCCATCAGCATCACGCTCGTGGTGGTGCAGGTCAGCGTTCCACCCGTGGCCTGTGCGCCAGGAGCAGCGTTGTCCAGGAGCACTTCGGCGCTGGCCGTGCTGGTGCACCCGTTGGCGCCCGTCACCACCAAGGTGTAGGTGCCGGCGGTGCACACCGTCGGGTCCTGGTCGGCGCTGCTGTAGTTGCCCGGGCCGGTCCAGCTGTAGCTGCCGTTGCCCGTGCCCTGCAGCGTCACGCAGCTCGTGGTGCAGGTGATCGTGCCACCGGCGGCTTGGGCGCCCGGCACGTCCACATCCTCCAGCACGGTGGTGCTGGCGCTGTTGCTGCAGCCGTTGGCGGCGGTCACCGTCAGGGTGTACACACCCGCAGTGCTCACCACCGGGGCAGCGTCCGCGCTCACGAAGCCGTTGGGGCCCGTCCACTGGAAGCTCACGATGCCCGGGGCGAAGAACCCGTTCAGGGTCACCGTGGGGTTGCTGCGGGAGGCACGCCGCTCAGGGCGTCCACCTCAGGCACATCGTTATCCAACAGCACCTCGGCCGTGGCCGTGCTGGTGCAGCCGTTGGCGCCCGTCACCACCAGGTGTAGGTGCCCGCCATGCACACCGTCGGGTTCGGGTCGGCGCTGCTGTGGTGCCCGGGCCGGTCCAGCTGAAGCTGCCGTTGCCCGTGCCCTGCAGCGTCACGCAGCTCGTGGTGCAGGTGATCGTGCCACCGGCGGCGGCGCGCCAGGGCAGCGTTGTCCAGGGGCACTTCGGCGCTGGCCGTGCTCGTGCAACCGTTGCTGCCCGTCACCGTCAGCACACATACGTGCCAGCGACCGACACGGTCGGGTTCTGGTCGATGCTGGCGAAGTTGTTCGGGCCGGTCCAGCTGTAGCTGCCGTTGCCGCTGCCCATCAGCATCACGCTCGTGGTGGTGCAGGTCAGCGTTCCACCGGCGGCTTGCGCGCCAGGCACGTCCACATCCTCCAGCACGGTGGTGCTGGCGCTGTTGCTGCAGCCGTTGGCGGCGGTCACCGTCAGGGTGTACACACCCGCAGTGCTCACCACCGGGGCAGCGTCCGCGCTCACGAAGCCGTTGGGGCCCGTCCACTGGAAGCTCACGATGCCCGGGGCGAAGAACCCGTTCAGGGTCACCGTGGGGTTGCTGCAGGAGAGCACGCCGCTCAGGGCGTCCACCTCAGGCACATCGTTATCCAACAGCACCTCGGCCGTGGCCGTGCTGGTGCAGCCGTTGGCGCCCGTCACCACCAGGGTGTAGGTGCCCGCCATGCACACCGTCGGGTTCGGGTCGGCGCTGCTGTAGTTGCCCGGGCCGGTCAGCTGAAGCTGCCGTTGCCCGTGCCCTGCAGCGTCACGCAGCTCGTGGTGCAGGTGATCGTGCCACCGGCGGCTTGCGCGCCAGGAGCAGCGTTGTCCAGGAGCACTTCGGCGCTGGCCGTGCTCGTGCAACCGTTGCTGCCCGTCACCGTCAGCACATACGTGCCAGCGACCGACACGGTCGGGTTCTGGTCGATGCTGGCGAAGTTGTTCGGGCCGGTCCAGCTGTAGCTGCCGTTGCCGCTGCCCATCAGCATCACGCTCGTGGTGGTGCAGGTCAGCGTTCCACCGGCGGCTTGCGCGCCCGGCACGTCCACATCCTCCAGCACGGTGGTGCTGGCGCTGTTGCTGCAGCCGTTGGCGGCGGTCACCGTCAGGGTGTACACACCCGCAGTGCTCACCACCGGGGCAGCGTCCGCGCTCACGAAGCCGTTGGGGCCCGTCCACTGGAAGCTCACGATGCCCGGGGCGAAGAACCCGTTCAGGGTCACCGTGGGGTTGCTGCAGGAGAGCACGCCGCTCAGGGCGTCCACCTCAGGCACATCGTTATCCAACAGCACCTCGGCCGTGGCCGTGCTGGTGCAGCCGTTGGCGCCCGTCACCCACCAGGTGTAGGTGCCCGCCATGCACACCGTCGGGTTCGGGTCGGCGCTGCTGTAGTTGCCCGGGCCGGTCCAGCTGTAGCTGCCGTTGCCCGTGCCCTGCAGCGTCACGCAGCTCGTGGTGCAGGTGATGGTACCACCGGCCGCTTGGGCGCCCGGCACGTCGGTATTCCCGATCACGATCGCCTCGGCGGTCCCAACGCAGGCCAACGGACCATTCTCCGTCTGGATGCTTGTTCCGGTGACCGTCAGCACATAGCTGCCCGGGGCGGAAACGACCGGATTCTGATCGCCGCTGGTGAACCCGTTCGGGCCGGTCCAGGTGAAGCTCACGTTCGGGGTGAGGCTGGCTCCCTGGAGCTGGACGGTCGGTTGCAGACAGCTGATCTCGCCTCCAACGGCACCGGCGCTGGCCGTGGTGCCATCGATGATCACATCGGCGTTCACGCTGGTCACGCAGCCATTGGCCCCGGTGACGGTCAACGTGTAGGTACCGGCCACGTCCACCACCGGAGCGGCATCCGCGCTGGTGAACCCACCAGGACCGCTCCACGACAGGGTTCCGGTGCCACTGCCTTGCAGCTGGGCGGAGAGGATGTTGCAGTTGATGGTACCGCCCTGAGCCGAAGCTTGGGGGGCGGCGTTGTCGGCGATCACCTCCACCGTGGCCGTGCTGGTGCACCCGTTGGCGCCCGTCACCACCAGGGTGTAGGTGCCCGCGGTGCATACCGTCGGATCCTGATCGGTGCTGCTGAAGTTGCCCGGGCCGGTCCAGCTGTAGCTGCCGTTACCGGTGCCCTGCAGGGTCACACATGGCGTGGTGCAGCTGATCGTGCCTCCGGCCGCTTGCGCGCCGGGTACAGTGGTGTTCACGGACACCTCGACCTGATCGGTGCCGGTGCAGCCCGTTTGCGGATCGGTCACCAGGAGGACATAGACGCCGGCCTGGTTGACGATCGGTGTGGCGGAAGCCGCGCCGGAAACGATGCCCGGGCCGGTCCATGAGAAGTTCAGCCCGCTCGGTACGCTGCCGCCGTTCAGTTGCACCGTGGGACCCGTGGTGCAGGTGATCTCGACATCACTTCCCGCAAGGGCTGTGGGAGGCATGGTGCCGGAGATGTTCACCGGAAGGGTGACGGAGCACTGGTTGAGGTCGGTGACGGTGACAGTGTAGGGACCAGCTGGCACGTTGGTGAGGTTCGGCCCCACGGCGCCGGTGCTCCACACATAGCCATAGCCCGGGGTTCCGCCGGTGCCGCTGGCCGACGCACCGCCCGTGCCCGTGTTGCAGGCATCCAGGGTGGTGTTGATGGTGGCGGAGAGCGGGCTGGGCTGACCCACTGAGAAGTTGGCGGTGGCGCTGCATCCGTTGGCATCGGTCACCGTCACACTGATCGGTCCGGCGCTCAGGCCCGTGGCGGTGGCCCCCGTCTGGCCATTGCTCCATGCGAACGTGAAGGGCGCCTGTCCGTCGGCGGTGGCCGTGACGCTGCCATCGCTGCCGCCGTGGCAGGACACATCGCCCACCGTGCCGCTCGCGGTCATGATGCGCACCTTCACCACCTGATCGGCCGCCCCGGCGAGGATGCAGGCATCGCCGCCGATGATGCGCCGGATGTAGGTGTCCGCGGTGACGGCACCGATCAGGGCACCCGGAAGGTCCTGCCCGGTGGCACCTGC
Proteins encoded in this region:
- a CDS encoding replication-associated recombination protein A yields the protein MDAAPLAERMRPRDLEAVVGQEHLVGPEGILRRALSGGMLPSMILWGPPGVGKTTLARLIAERLQRPFFTLSAISSGVKDVREVIDQAGGKGLFARSAVLFIDEIHRFSKAQQDSLLGAVEKGTITLIGATTENPSFEVIGALLSRCQVYVLRPLAHEQLLALLDRAMHQDEELRSRAITLQEVDALMRASSGDARRLLNTFELCVKAAGEGLVVITDALVKEVVQTQAARYDKQGEQHYDIVSAFIKSMRGSDPHAAVYWLARMVEGGEDPLFIARRMVILASEDIGNADPNALLLATTAMQAAQLVGWPESRIILSQCAVYLACAPKSNASYLAIVAAQQLVQRTGDLPVPLHLRNAPTRLMKDLGYGREYQYSHDQPGHASDQEFLPEAISGTSLYTPGDNPREQKWAEHLGRIWKDRYR